One stretch of Brevibacillus laterosporus DNA includes these proteins:
- a CDS encoding aspartate ammonia-lyase, translating into MDDRISKDTLGEVHIPRSVYYDAQTTRAIHNFPISGLRLPRAFIKAQGIIKASAAVANREVDNLPEHIGRAIVTAAEEVINGKWDDQFVVDAYQAGAGTSQNMNANEVIANRAIELLGGVKGDFSLVHPNDHVNMAQSTNDTIHVAINISAVEMIKKELLPSLQRLQYTLKQKAKQFHPIIKSGRTHLQDAVPIRLGQEFGGYAAALVSAEKSIRHALLELYVIGIGGNAVGTGINAHPEYTERTLREIILRTDQPFKQPRDRFAFMQNTMGAIQASHAVKELAIHLLKISSDLRLLGSGPRTGLGELILPAVQPGSSIMPGKVNPVMAEMMYMVCAQVIGNDATITAATMGAQLEVNVMMPVIAYNLLHSIHILTNAMEVFREKCIDGLQADAERCQYYVEQSTALATSLNPVIGYEKAAKIAKTAYQEKKTVREIVARDTDLTQAEISVLLNPDRLV; encoded by the coding sequence ATGGATGATCGCATCAGCAAAGACACATTAGGCGAGGTACACATCCCTCGATCAGTATATTACGATGCACAAACCACACGGGCGATCCATAACTTCCCTATTAGCGGACTTCGTTTACCACGGGCATTTATTAAAGCACAAGGAATCATAAAAGCTTCCGCCGCTGTTGCGAATAGAGAAGTTGACAATCTACCTGAACATATCGGTAGAGCTATCGTAACGGCTGCCGAAGAAGTGATTAATGGCAAGTGGGACGATCAATTCGTTGTGGATGCCTATCAAGCTGGCGCGGGTACCTCTCAAAATATGAATGCAAATGAAGTCATCGCCAACCGCGCAATTGAACTATTAGGCGGTGTAAAAGGAGATTTCTCTCTTGTCCATCCCAACGATCATGTGAATATGGCCCAATCAACCAATGATACGATTCATGTGGCTATTAATATTAGTGCAGTAGAGATGATCAAAAAAGAATTGCTGCCGTCGCTTCAACGACTTCAGTACACCTTAAAACAAAAAGCCAAACAATTTCATCCTATCATCAAATCAGGACGTACCCATTTACAAGATGCGGTACCAATCCGGCTTGGTCAGGAATTCGGAGGGTATGCGGCGGCACTCGTCTCTGCTGAAAAAAGTATTCGCCATGCCTTGTTAGAGCTATACGTGATTGGTATTGGCGGTAATGCAGTAGGTACTGGAATTAACGCTCATCCTGAGTATACTGAGCGAACATTACGGGAGATTATACTTCGGACAGACCAACCGTTCAAGCAACCGCGTGATCGTTTTGCTTTTATGCAAAACACCATGGGAGCCATTCAAGCAAGCCATGCCGTAAAAGAGCTAGCTATCCACCTATTAAAAATATCAAGCGACCTACGCTTACTTGGTTCTGGTCCTCGCACTGGACTTGGTGAGCTTATTCTTCCAGCTGTTCAGCCAGGCTCCTCCATCATGCCAGGAAAGGTAAATCCTGTGATGGCTGAGATGATGTATATGGTTTGTGCGCAAGTAATCGGTAACGACGCCACAATCACCGCGGCCACGATGGGTGCCCAACTGGAGGTTAATGTCATGATGCCAGTTATTGCTTATAACTTGCTACACTCCATTCATATTTTGACAAATGCTATGGAAGTGTTCCGTGAAAAATGTATAGATGGACTCCAAGCTGATGCAGAGCGTTGTCAATACTATGTCGAGCAAAGTACAGCTCTTGCTACATCCCTTAATCCCGTCATTGGCTATGAAAAAGCAGCAAAAATTGCTAAGACCGCATATCAAGAGAAAAAAACAGTAAGAGAAATCGTTGCTCGCGACACTGATTTGACACAAGCAGAAATCAGCGTGTTATTAAATCCCGATCGGCTCGTCTAA
- the cobD gene encoding cobalamin biosynthesis protein CobD yields MEIMLGTSLLCAYLLDLIIGDPRWIPHPVIGMGKVITWLERHIRMMYEALVSRGRSATISGRLLGLLFPLVLVSLAFFVPYYLLKGLASVHPWLAFTAEVVMIATTIATKGLAQAGRKIYAALQKGDLGEARFQLSMVVGRDTDRLDEKEISRGTVETVAENIVDAVTSPLFFAMLGGAPLAMAYRAVNTLDSMVGYKNEKYIHLGWASARLDDFCNYIPARITFLFLILSAMFLGKDWRDAWKAGIRDASKHPSPNSGWSEAAVAGALHIQLGGTNTYQGVVSHRALMGMPKEELHPIHIKQTIQLLYATTFCYTLCAFILRGLLLY; encoded by the coding sequence ATGGAGATAATGCTAGGAACTAGCTTGTTATGTGCCTATCTACTGGATCTTATCATTGGTGATCCTCGTTGGATTCCACACCCGGTGATTGGCATGGGAAAAGTTATTACATGGCTGGAACGTCACATTCGAATGATGTACGAGGCGCTTGTCAGCCGTGGCCGTTCAGCTACTATCTCAGGCCGTTTACTAGGACTTTTGTTTCCGCTGGTATTAGTCAGCTTAGCCTTTTTTGTTCCGTATTATTTGTTGAAGGGTTTAGCTAGTGTTCACCCTTGGCTAGCTTTTACAGCAGAGGTTGTAATGATTGCTACCACGATTGCTACAAAAGGACTTGCTCAAGCAGGACGAAAGATATATGCAGCTCTACAGAAGGGTGATTTAGGAGAGGCTCGCTTTCAGTTGTCTATGGTAGTCGGGCGTGACACAGATCGTTTGGACGAGAAGGAAATTTCACGGGGTACTGTGGAAACGGTAGCAGAAAACATTGTGGATGCAGTTACGTCTCCTTTGTTTTTTGCCATGCTGGGTGGAGCCCCACTCGCCATGGCATACAGAGCGGTCAATACACTGGATTCTATGGTAGGTTATAAGAATGAGAAATATATACACCTAGGCTGGGCTTCTGCACGTTTAGACGATTTCTGTAACTATATTCCAGCACGTATTACCTTTTTATTCCTTATTCTATCAGCCATGTTTTTGGGAAAAGATTGGCGTGATGCCTGGAAAGCAGGAATCCGTGATGCAAGTAAGCATCCTAGTCCAAACAGTGGCTGGAGTGAAGCTGCTGTTGCTGGCGCCCTACACATTCAACTAGGGGGAACAAATACCTATCAAGGGGTCGTTTCTCACCGTGCTCTCATGGGGATGCCTAAGGAAGAGCTTCATCCTATACACATTAAACAAACCATTCAGCTTTTATATGCAACCACTTTTTGCTATACCTTATGCGCTTTCATTTTGAGAGGGTTGCTTTTATACTAA
- a CDS encoding GTP pyrophosphokinase family protein, whose protein sequence is MSETKNIKARIPKKVLNRLVTILNPYEQVVDELKLKVKGIKYGFLKGGRYSPIEFVVGRVKKTDSLIRKSLLRGIDFAQDDWENRMCEEITDIAGIRVVCRYIDDVREVQNLLMEREDFVVHDVKDYITNPKESGYRSIHMIGEYTVYHGSDKKILPCEVQIRTLGMNFWATNEHELRYKYDGNIPSDVLEQLHIASTVTNQLDELMNSLRQEIMTPPELDTDMEEKLEEIFSLYVKQDFESAEALYKEHFIGYEEAFLDNPKFRMINELLSKRFGK, encoded by the coding sequence ATGAGCGAAACCAAAAACATAAAAGCTCGCATACCCAAAAAAGTATTAAACCGACTCGTAACAATTTTGAATCCTTATGAGCAAGTTGTAGACGAATTGAAGTTAAAAGTAAAAGGAATCAAATACGGTTTTCTAAAAGGCGGACGTTATTCTCCGATTGAATTTGTGGTCGGACGAGTTAAGAAAACAGATAGTCTAATACGAAAATCTCTTCTGAGAGGCATTGATTTTGCCCAAGATGATTGGGAAAATAGAATGTGTGAAGAAATTACCGACATTGCAGGTATTCGTGTTGTTTGCCGCTATATAGATGATGTGCGGGAAGTACAGAATCTATTGATGGAGCGGGAAGACTTTGTTGTACATGACGTTAAAGACTATATTACCAATCCAAAAGAATCCGGCTACCGTAGCATTCATATGATTGGAGAATATACCGTGTACCATGGAAGTGATAAGAAAATCTTGCCTTGCGAGGTACAAATTCGTACGTTAGGCATGAATTTTTGGGCAACCAATGAGCATGAATTGCGCTATAAATATGATGGGAATATTCCATCAGACGTGTTAGAGCAGTTGCATATCGCCTCCACTGTCACCAATCAATTAGATGAGCTAATGAACAGTTTACGTCAAGAAATCATGACGCCACCGGAGCTTGACACAGATATGGAAGAAAAGCTGGAAGAAATCTTCTCACTCTATGTCAAACAAGATTTTGAATCCGCTGAAGCGTTATATAAAGAACACTTTATTGGGTATGAAGAAGCTTTTCTGGATAATCCAAAGTTCCGTATGATTAACGAACTGTTAAGTAAACGTTTTGGAAAATAA